A window of the Aquarana catesbeiana isolate 2022-GZ linkage group LG05, ASM4218655v1, whole genome shotgun sequence genome harbors these coding sequences:
- the LOC141145564 gene encoding E3 ubiquitin/ISG15 ligase TRIM25-like translates to MASADVRQELDCSVCLNIYTDPVNLRCGHNFCRVCIDGVLDTQERSGGYSCPQCREEFQDRPVLQRNITLRNIVEAFRSTQLEEGKTGIFCTQCIHSPVPAVKSCLMCEAFLCDNHLRVHSKAPEHVLTDPTTSMENRKCSIHRELLKYFCTEDSACICVSCSLAGEHRGHKVETLDEASEKKKQKLRNVLQKLMTEREETEKRVQSLQDRRRKVQEKSAGLTERVTALFIELRRHLEDLENRVLRNISSQEERISWSDLIHQLEIKKEYLSRKMEDIEELCNMTDPLTVLQESDTGDLCDTEEGDDEDRERHDRLLHDGEDLDVFGISHTLHTGLSDMIKGVNVSFYIQEASDILLDVNTAYNNLQISDDMKTVSWSDIEQNRPETPERFQSWEQVLSSQRFSSGRHYWEVDVSEAKYYIIGMCYPSIERGGGGEQSLIGNNNKSWGLYRYIGGCSLIHDDKEIRISPNPSSNRVRIYVDYEAGQLSFYDLCDPIRHLHTFTTTFTEPLHAGLWVIKGSITISGGERRREK, encoded by the coding sequence atggcgtctgctgatgTGAGACAAGAGCTGGactgttccgtctgtctgaacatttatacagatcctgtaaacctgagatgtggacacaacttctgccgggtctgtattgatggtgtgttggatacacaggagagatctggaggttattcctgtcctcagtgcagagaagagttccaggatcggcctgtactgcagaggaacataacactacgtaacatagtggaggcTTTCCGGTCTACTCAGCTGGAAGAAGGGAAGACTGGAATCTTCTGTACACAATGTAttcactctcctgtacctgctgtgaaaTCCTGTCTGATGTGTGAAGCTTTTCTGTGTGATAATCACCTGAGAGTCCATAGCAAGGCACCAGAACATGTCCTAACTGATCCCACCACTTCCATGGAGAACAGAAAATGCTCCATCCATAGAGAACTTCTTAAATATTTCTGCACTGAGGACTCtgcctgtatctgtgtgtcctgcagttTGGCCGGAGAACACCGGGGACACAAGGTGGAGACCCTGGATGAGGCCTCCGAGAAGAAGAAACAGAAACTgagaaatgttctgcagaaactgatgacagagagagaggagacagagaaaagagtccagagtctgcaggatcgCAGGAGAAAAGTCCAAGAAAAATCAGCTGGTCTaacagagagagtcactgccctgttcatAGAGCTCAGGAGACATCTGGAGGACCTGGAGAATAGAGTCCTGAGGAACATCTCCAGCCAGGAAGAGCGGATCTCATGGTCTGATCTGATCCAtcagctggaaataaagaaggagtatctgtccaggaagatggaggacattgaggagctgtgtaacatgactgacccactgactgtcctacaggaatcagacacaggggacttgtgtgatactgaggagggagatgatgaggacagagagagacatgatagactcctccatgatggagaggATCTGGATGTGTTTGgaatctcacacacattacacacagggttATCTGATATGATAAAAGGGGTAAATGTATCCTTCTATATACAGGAAGcttcagacatattactggatgtgaacACAGCTTATAATaatctacagatatcagatgacaTGAAAACTGTATCCTGGTCAGATATAGAGcagaatcgtccagaaacaccGGAGAGATTTCAGTCATGGGAACAGGTATTAAGCAGTCAGAGATTTTCCTCGGggcgacattactgggaagtggatgtcagtGAGGCAAAATATTACATAATTGGGATGTGTTATCCCAGtatagagaggggaggaggaggagagcagtcaCTGATTGGAAATAATAACAAGTCCTGGGGTTTGTACAGGTATATCGGTGGGTGTTCTCTAATACATGACGATAAAGAGATCAGAATATCTCCCAAtccctccagtaacagagtcaggatctatgtggattatgaggccggacagctgtccttttatgatctgtgtgacccgatccgacatctccacaccttcaccaccaccttcactgagcccctccatgccggGTTATGGGTAATAAAAGGTTCTATAACAATATCTGGGGGTGAAAGGCGACGtgagaaataa